The Canis lupus familiaris isolate Mischka breed German Shepherd chromosome 14, alternate assembly UU_Cfam_GSD_1.0, whole genome shotgun sequence genome window below encodes:
- the PAX4 gene encoding LOW QUALITY PROTEIN: paired box protein Pax-4 (The sequence of the model RefSeq protein was modified relative to this genomic sequence to represent the inferred CDS: deleted 1 base in 1 codon) encodes MPQVGWGEGRCVDASFLCPGISSVNQLGGLFVNGRPLPLDTRQQIVRLAVSGMRPCDISRSLKVSNGCVSKILARYYRTGVLEPKGIGGSKPRLATPPVVARIAQLKGECPALFAWEIQRQLCAEGLCTQDKTPSVSSINRVLRALQEDQRLPWAQLRSPAVLTPVTHTPHSGSETPRGPHPGTGHRNRTIFSPGQAEALEKEFQRGQYPDSVARGKLAAATSLPEDTVRVWFSNRRAKWRRQEKLKWEMQISGASQDLTLPSASPGTTFAQQSPGSVPTAVPPALESLGPSCYQLYWETSPDRCLRDTPPQASLKPCWGYLPPQPRSLDSVLLCHPCPSFHCLHYQSWCPLDLALAQPPTPAKPGTREEGQAGKEIG; translated from the exons ATGCCACAggtgggctggggagaggggagatgtGTGGATGCCTCCTTCTTATGCCCAGGGATCAGCAGTGTGAATCAGCTGGGGGGCCTTTTTGTGAATGgccggcccctgcccctggacACCCGGCAGCAGATTGTGCGGCTGGCAGTCAGCGGGATGCGGCCCTGTGACATCTCACGGAGCCTTAAG GTATCTAATGGCTGTGTGAGCAAGATCCTAGCACGTTACTACCGCACAGGTGTCTTGGAGCCCAAGGGGATTGGGGGAAGCAAGCCACGTCTGGCCACACCCCCTGTGGTGGCTCGAATTGCCCAGCTAAAGGGTGAGTGCCCTGCCCTCTTTGCTTGGGAGATCCAACGCCAGCTCTGTGCCGAAGGACTCTGCACCCAGGACAAGACTCCCAGT GTCTCCTCCATCAATCGAGTCCTGCGGGCACTACAGGAGGACCAGAGACTGCCCTGGGCACAGCTCAGGTCTCCAG CTGTTTTAACTCCAGTTACTCACACGCCCCATAGTGGCTCTGAGACTCCCCGGGGTCCCCACCCAGGGACTGGCCACCGGAATCGGACTATCTTCTCCCCAGGCCAAGCCGAGGCGCTGGAGAAAG AGTTCCAGCGTGGCCAGTATCCTGATTCGGTGGCCCGTGGGAAGCTGGCTGCTGCCACCTCTCTGCCTGAGGACACGGTGAGG GTCTGGTTTTCCAACCGAAGAGCCAAATGGCGCCGACAAGAGAAGCTCAAGTGGGAGATGCAGATTTCAG GTGCTTCCCAGGATCTGACTCTCCCGAGTGCCTCCCCAGGGACCACCTTTGCACAG CAGTCCCCTGGCAGTGTGCCCACAGCAGTCCCACCTGCCCTGGAATCCTTGGGTCCCTCCTGCTATCAGCTGTACTGGGAGACATCACCAGACAGGTGTCTGAGGGACACCCCACCCCAAGCCTCTCTCAAGCCGTGCTGGG GTTACCTGCCTCCT CAGCCGAGATCCCTGGATTCAGTACTGCTCTGCCACCCTTGCCCTTCCTTCCATTGCCTCCATTACCAGTCTTGGTGCCCCTTAGACCTTGCTCtggcccagccccccacccctgcaaagCCTGGCACGAGGGAGGAGGGCCAGGCTGGGAAGGAGATAGGGTGA
- the FSCN3 gene encoding fascin-3 isoform X3, giving the protein MDEVEWTRRPNPEELRVGLISWAGSYLTSEAYKNTVTATAKGLGRRQTWEILVSNEHDTQAVVRLRSLQGLYLLCEADGSLCYGRPRTSHHGCFLLRFHRNGKWTLQCIISGRYLESDGEDVFCNSRVLSAYHMWTPRPALHVHVILYSPVNHCYARADPTVGRVWVDAPVPCLEECGFLLHFQDGCYHLETSTHFFLSHLDRLVPQPSTQTAFHMQVRPGGLVALSDGEGGMLYPQGARLLLGLGSNPHRGEEWFILQRCPTWVSLRSKTRKFLSIIYDVEIYAASEHVTPMSLFQFECDDESSTLQLRAANGCYLAQRRHRTVVANGHPMESDTFFRVHWNCGKIILQSPNGRFLGIVDNGLLMANATIPGPNEEFGIRLANRRFLVLRGRYGYVGTSSEHDLMKCNMDQPDCIHLLPCRQGIYHFQGQWDATYGNPNLPGETTALNTTGTSKSRSMRISVTQLSLPSLAKHLFRATIHLKRPPPRPLCAVLFSTE; this is encoded by the exons ATGGATGAGGTGGAGTGGACACGAAGACCCAACCCTGAGGAGCTGAGGGTTGGGCTCATCAGCTGGGCAGGATCCTACCTCACTTCTGAGGCTTATAAGAATACGGTCACGGCTACTGCAAAGGGTTTGGGCCGGAGACAG ACCTGGGAGATCTTGGTGAGCAATGAGCACGACACCCAGGCTGTAGTACGACTGAGGAGCTTGCAAGGCCTCTACCTCCTGTGTGAGGCAGATGGCAGTCTGTGCTATGGCCGGCCAAGGACCAGTCACCATGGATGCTTCCTACTGCGTTTCCACCGCAATGGCAAGTGGACTCTCCAGTGCATAATTAGTGGTCGTTATCTGGAGTCTGATGGTGAGGATGTGTTCTGCAACTCCAGGGTGCTTTCAGCTTACCACATGTGGACCCCCCGGCCAGCCCTACATGTCCATGTGATCCTTTACAGCCCTGTCAACCACTGCTACGCCCGGGCTGACCCCACTGTGGGCCGCGTCTGGGTGGATGCACCTGTTCCCTGCCTAGAGGAATGTGGCTTCCTGTTGCATTTCCAAGATGGATGCTACCACCTGGAGACCTCAACACACTTCTTTTTGTCCCACTTAGACCGGCTGGTCCCCCAACCCTCAACACAGACAGCTTTTCACATGCAGGTACGGCCTGGAGGGCTTGTGGCACTAAGCGATGGAGAAGGAGGCATGTTGTACCCACAGGGTGCACgcctgctcctgggcctgggctccAATCCCCACAGGGGCGAGGAGTGGTTCATCCTACAGCGCTGTCCGACGTGGGTCAGCCTCAGGTCAAAGACTCGGAAGTTCCTCTCCATCATTTATG ATGTTGAGATATATGCTGCCTCTGAGCACGTAACCCCAATGTCCTTGTTCCAGTTTGAATGTGATGATGAGAGCTCCACCTTGCAGCTTCGTGCAGCCAATGGCTGCTACCTAGCCCAG AGGCGCCACAGGACAGTGGTGGCTAATGGACACCCAATGGAGTCTGACACATTCTTCCGCGTGCACTGGAATTGTGGCAAGATCATCCTGCAGTCTCCTAATGGACGCTTCTTAGGCATTGTGGACAATGGCCTGCTGATGGCCAATGCCACCATTCCAG GCCCAAATGAGGAATTTGGGATTCGATTAGCTAACCGTCGCTTCCTTGTATTGCGAGGTCGTTATGGGTATGTGGGCACCTCATCAGAACACGACCTAATGAAGTGCAATATGGATCAGCCCGACTGCATTCACCTGCTGCCTTGCCGCCAGGGCATCTACCACTTCCAGG GCCAATGGGATGCCACCTATGGAAATCCAAATCTTCCAGGAGAAACTACTGCACTAAACACAACAGGAACCTCAAAGTCAAGATCCATGAGAATATCTGTTACACAACTTTCCCTACCCAGTTTAGCAAAACACCTGTTTCGGGCAACAATACATCTCAAAAGGCCACCCCCAAGACCCCTGTGTGCTGTGCTCTTCAGTACGGAATAG
- the FSCN3 gene encoding fascin-3 isoform X1, with amino-acid sequence MDEVEWTRRPNPEELRVGLISWAGSYLTSEAYKNTVTATAKGLGRRQTWEILVSNEHDTQAVVRLRSLQGLYLLCEADGSLCYGRPRTSHHGCFLLRFHRNGKWTLQCIISGRYLESDGEDVFCNSRVLSAYHMWTPRPALHVHVILYSPVNHCYARADPTVGRVWVDAPVPCLEECGFLLHFQDGCYHLETSTHFFLSHLDRLVPQPSTQTAFHMQVRPGGLVALSDGEGGMLYPQGARLLLGLGSNPHRGEEWFILQRCPTWVSLRSKTRKFLSIIYDVEIYAASEHVTPMSLFQFECDDESSTLQLRAANGCYLAQRRHRTVVANGHPMESDTFFRVHWNCGKIILQSPNGRFLGIVDNGLLMANATIPGPNEEFGIRLANRRFLVLRGRYGYVGTSSEHDLMKCNMDQPDCIHLLPCRQGIYHFQGWILLVNNILWYLSPLGKVCSQLLYRASWEQLAHSAGTQWLLHAIRPKWHPVGRQRRDYQRVYLGVLGQWDATYGNPNLPGETTALNTTGTSKSRSMRISVTQLSLPSLAKHLFRATIHLKRPPPRPLCAVLFSTE; translated from the exons ATGGATGAGGTGGAGTGGACACGAAGACCCAACCCTGAGGAGCTGAGGGTTGGGCTCATCAGCTGGGCAGGATCCTACCTCACTTCTGAGGCTTATAAGAATACGGTCACGGCTACTGCAAAGGGTTTGGGCCGGAGACAG ACCTGGGAGATCTTGGTGAGCAATGAGCACGACACCCAGGCTGTAGTACGACTGAGGAGCTTGCAAGGCCTCTACCTCCTGTGTGAGGCAGATGGCAGTCTGTGCTATGGCCGGCCAAGGACCAGTCACCATGGATGCTTCCTACTGCGTTTCCACCGCAATGGCAAGTGGACTCTCCAGTGCATAATTAGTGGTCGTTATCTGGAGTCTGATGGTGAGGATGTGTTCTGCAACTCCAGGGTGCTTTCAGCTTACCACATGTGGACCCCCCGGCCAGCCCTACATGTCCATGTGATCCTTTACAGCCCTGTCAACCACTGCTACGCCCGGGCTGACCCCACTGTGGGCCGCGTCTGGGTGGATGCACCTGTTCCCTGCCTAGAGGAATGTGGCTTCCTGTTGCATTTCCAAGATGGATGCTACCACCTGGAGACCTCAACACACTTCTTTTTGTCCCACTTAGACCGGCTGGTCCCCCAACCCTCAACACAGACAGCTTTTCACATGCAGGTACGGCCTGGAGGGCTTGTGGCACTAAGCGATGGAGAAGGAGGCATGTTGTACCCACAGGGTGCACgcctgctcctgggcctgggctccAATCCCCACAGGGGCGAGGAGTGGTTCATCCTACAGCGCTGTCCGACGTGGGTCAGCCTCAGGTCAAAGACTCGGAAGTTCCTCTCCATCATTTATG ATGTTGAGATATATGCTGCCTCTGAGCACGTAACCCCAATGTCCTTGTTCCAGTTTGAATGTGATGATGAGAGCTCCACCTTGCAGCTTCGTGCAGCCAATGGCTGCTACCTAGCCCAG AGGCGCCACAGGACAGTGGTGGCTAATGGACACCCAATGGAGTCTGACACATTCTTCCGCGTGCACTGGAATTGTGGCAAGATCATCCTGCAGTCTCCTAATGGACGCTTCTTAGGCATTGTGGACAATGGCCTGCTGATGGCCAATGCCACCATTCCAG GCCCAAATGAGGAATTTGGGATTCGATTAGCTAACCGTCGCTTCCTTGTATTGCGAGGTCGTTATGGGTATGTGGGCACCTCATCAGAACACGACCTAATGAAGTGCAATATGGATCAGCCCGACTGCATTCACCTGCTGCCTTGCCGCCAGGGCATCTACCACTTCCAGG GGTGGATCCTTCTGGTCAATAACATCCTTTGGTACCTTTCGCCCTTGGGGAAAGTTTGCTCTCAACTTCTGTATAGAGCTTCATGGGAGCAACTTGCTCACAGTGCTGGCACCCAATGGCTTCTACATGCGATCCGACCGAAGTGGCACCCTGTTGGCAGACAGCGAAGAGATTACCAAAGAGTGTATTTGGGAGTTTTAG GCCAATGGGATGCCACCTATGGAAATCCAAATCTTCCAGGAGAAACTACTGCACTAAACACAACAGGAACCTCAAAGTCAAGATCCATGAGAATATCTGTTACACAACTTTCCCTACCCAGTTTAGCAAAACACCTGTTTCGGGCAACAATACATCTCAAAAGGCCACCCCCAAGACCCCTGTGTGCTGTGCTCTTCAGTACGGAATAG
- the FSCN3 gene encoding fascin-3 isoform X6 — MWTPRPALHVHVILYSPVNHCYARADPTVGRVWVDAPVPCLEECGFLLHFQDGCYHLETSTHFFLSHLDRLVPQPSTQTAFHMQVRPGGLVALSDGEGGMLYPQGARLLLGLGSNPHRGEEWFILQRCPTWVSLRSKTRKFLSIIYDVEIYAASEHVTPMSLFQFECDDESSTLQLRAANGCYLAQRRHRTVVANGHPMESDTFFRVHWNCGKIILQSPNGRFLGIVDNGLLMANATIPGPNEEFGIRLANRRFLVLRGRYGYVGTSSEHDLMKCNMDQPDCIHLLPCRQGIYHFQGWILLVNNILWYLSPLGKVCSQLLYRASWEQLAHSAGTQWLLHAIRPKWHPVGRQRRDYQRVYLGVLGQWDATYGNPNLPGETTALNTTGTSKSRSMRISVTQLSLPSLAKHLFRATIHLKRPPPRPLCAVLFSTE; from the exons ATGTGGACCCCCCGGCCAGCCCTACATGTCCATGTGATCCTTTACAGCCCTGTCAACCACTGCTACGCCCGGGCTGACCCCACTGTGGGCCGCGTCTGGGTGGATGCACCTGTTCCCTGCCTAGAGGAATGTGGCTTCCTGTTGCATTTCCAAGATGGATGCTACCACCTGGAGACCTCAACACACTTCTTTTTGTCCCACTTAGACCGGCTGGTCCCCCAACCCTCAACACAGACAGCTTTTCACATGCAGGTACGGCCTGGAGGGCTTGTGGCACTAAGCGATGGAGAAGGAGGCATGTTGTACCCACAGGGTGCACgcctgctcctgggcctgggctccAATCCCCACAGGGGCGAGGAGTGGTTCATCCTACAGCGCTGTCCGACGTGGGTCAGCCTCAGGTCAAAGACTCGGAAGTTCCTCTCCATCATTTATG ATGTTGAGATATATGCTGCCTCTGAGCACGTAACCCCAATGTCCTTGTTCCAGTTTGAATGTGATGATGAGAGCTCCACCTTGCAGCTTCGTGCAGCCAATGGCTGCTACCTAGCCCAG AGGCGCCACAGGACAGTGGTGGCTAATGGACACCCAATGGAGTCTGACACATTCTTCCGCGTGCACTGGAATTGTGGCAAGATCATCCTGCAGTCTCCTAATGGACGCTTCTTAGGCATTGTGGACAATGGCCTGCTGATGGCCAATGCCACCATTCCAG GCCCAAATGAGGAATTTGGGATTCGATTAGCTAACCGTCGCTTCCTTGTATTGCGAGGTCGTTATGGGTATGTGGGCACCTCATCAGAACACGACCTAATGAAGTGCAATATGGATCAGCCCGACTGCATTCACCTGCTGCCTTGCCGCCAGGGCATCTACCACTTCCAGG GGTGGATCCTTCTGGTCAATAACATCCTTTGGTACCTTTCGCCCTTGGGGAAAGTTTGCTCTCAACTTCTGTATAGAGCTTCATGGGAGCAACTTGCTCACAGTGCTGGCACCCAATGGCTTCTACATGCGATCCGACCGAAGTGGCACCCTGTTGGCAGACAGCGAAGAGATTACCAAAGAGTGTATTTGGGAGTTTTAG GCCAATGGGATGCCACCTATGGAAATCCAAATCTTCCAGGAGAAACTACTGCACTAAACACAACAGGAACCTCAAAGTCAAGATCCATGAGAATATCTGTTACACAACTTTCCCTACCCAGTTTAGCAAAACACCTGTTTCGGGCAACAATACATCTCAAAAGGCCACCCCCAAGACCCCTGTGTGCTGTGCTCTTCAGTACGGAATAG
- the FSCN3 gene encoding fascin-3 isoform X2, translating to MDEVEWTRRPNPEELRVGLISWAGSYLTSEAYKNTVTATAKGLGRRQTWEILVSNEHDTQAVVRLRSLQGLYLLCEADGSLCYGRPRTSHHGCFLLRFHRNGKWTLQCIISGRYLESDGEDVFCNSRVLSAYHMWTPRPALHVHVILYSPVNHCYARADPTVGRVWVDAPVPCLEECGFLLHFQDGCYHLETSTHFFLSHLDRLVPQPSTQTAFHMQVRPGGLVALSDGEGGMLYPQGARLLLGLGSNPHRGEEWFILQRCPTWVSLRSKTRKFLSIIYDVEIYAASEHVTPMSLFQFECDDESSTLQLRAANGCYLAQRRHRTVVANGHPMESDTFFRVHWNCGKIILQSPNGRFLGIVDNGLLMANATIPGPNEEFGIRLANRRFLVLRGRYGYVGTSSEHDLMKCNMDQPDCIHLLPCRQGIYHFQGWILLVNNILWYLSPLGKVCSQLLYRASWEQLAHSAGTQWLLHAIRPKWHPVGRQRRDYQRVYLGVLGLLNADLLEKGGEIRSRSLTIVPH from the exons ATGGATGAGGTGGAGTGGACACGAAGACCCAACCCTGAGGAGCTGAGGGTTGGGCTCATCAGCTGGGCAGGATCCTACCTCACTTCTGAGGCTTATAAGAATACGGTCACGGCTACTGCAAAGGGTTTGGGCCGGAGACAG ACCTGGGAGATCTTGGTGAGCAATGAGCACGACACCCAGGCTGTAGTACGACTGAGGAGCTTGCAAGGCCTCTACCTCCTGTGTGAGGCAGATGGCAGTCTGTGCTATGGCCGGCCAAGGACCAGTCACCATGGATGCTTCCTACTGCGTTTCCACCGCAATGGCAAGTGGACTCTCCAGTGCATAATTAGTGGTCGTTATCTGGAGTCTGATGGTGAGGATGTGTTCTGCAACTCCAGGGTGCTTTCAGCTTACCACATGTGGACCCCCCGGCCAGCCCTACATGTCCATGTGATCCTTTACAGCCCTGTCAACCACTGCTACGCCCGGGCTGACCCCACTGTGGGCCGCGTCTGGGTGGATGCACCTGTTCCCTGCCTAGAGGAATGTGGCTTCCTGTTGCATTTCCAAGATGGATGCTACCACCTGGAGACCTCAACACACTTCTTTTTGTCCCACTTAGACCGGCTGGTCCCCCAACCCTCAACACAGACAGCTTTTCACATGCAGGTACGGCCTGGAGGGCTTGTGGCACTAAGCGATGGAGAAGGAGGCATGTTGTACCCACAGGGTGCACgcctgctcctgggcctgggctccAATCCCCACAGGGGCGAGGAGTGGTTCATCCTACAGCGCTGTCCGACGTGGGTCAGCCTCAGGTCAAAGACTCGGAAGTTCCTCTCCATCATTTATG ATGTTGAGATATATGCTGCCTCTGAGCACGTAACCCCAATGTCCTTGTTCCAGTTTGAATGTGATGATGAGAGCTCCACCTTGCAGCTTCGTGCAGCCAATGGCTGCTACCTAGCCCAG AGGCGCCACAGGACAGTGGTGGCTAATGGACACCCAATGGAGTCTGACACATTCTTCCGCGTGCACTGGAATTGTGGCAAGATCATCCTGCAGTCTCCTAATGGACGCTTCTTAGGCATTGTGGACAATGGCCTGCTGATGGCCAATGCCACCATTCCAG GCCCAAATGAGGAATTTGGGATTCGATTAGCTAACCGTCGCTTCCTTGTATTGCGAGGTCGTTATGGGTATGTGGGCACCTCATCAGAACACGACCTAATGAAGTGCAATATGGATCAGCCCGACTGCATTCACCTGCTGCCTTGCCGCCAGGGCATCTACCACTTCCAGG GGTGGATCCTTCTGGTCAATAACATCCTTTGGTACCTTTCGCCCTTGGGGAAAGTTTGCTCTCAACTTCTGTATAGAGCTTCATGGGAGCAACTTGCTCACAGTGCTGGCACCCAATGGCTTCTACATGCGATCCGACCGAAGTGGCACCCTGTTGGCAGACAGCGAAGAGATTACCAAAGAGTGTATTTGGGAGTTTTAG GGCTTCTAAATGCAGACTTGctggagaaaggaggggaaatcaGATCTAGGTCTCTCACTATTGTGCCACACTGA
- the FSCN3 gene encoding fascin-3 isoform X4, which produces MDEVEWTRRPNPEELRVGLISWAGSYLTSEAYKNTVTATAKGLGRRQTWEILVSNEHDTQAVVRLRSLQGLYLLCEADGSLCYGRPRTSHHGCFLLRFHRNGKWTLQCIISGRYLESDGEDVFCNSRVLSAYHMWTPRPALHVHVILYSPVNHCYARADPTVGRVWVDAPVPCLEECGFLLHFQDGCYHLETSTHFFLSHLDRLVPQPSTQTAFHMQVRPGGLVALSDGEGGMLYPQGARLLLGLGSNPHRGEEWFILQRCPTWVSLRSKTRKFLSIIYDVEIYAASEHVTPMSLFQFECDDESSTLQLRAANGCYLAQRRHRTVVANGHPMESDTFFRVHWNCGKIILQSPNGRFLGIVDNGLLMANATIPGPNEEFGIRLANRRFLVLRGRYGYVGTSSEHDLMKCNMDQPDCIHLLPCRQGIYHFQAQGGSFWSITSFGTFRPWGKFALNFCIELHGSNLLTVLAPNGFYMRSDRSGTLLADSEEITKECIWEF; this is translated from the exons ATGGATGAGGTGGAGTGGACACGAAGACCCAACCCTGAGGAGCTGAGGGTTGGGCTCATCAGCTGGGCAGGATCCTACCTCACTTCTGAGGCTTATAAGAATACGGTCACGGCTACTGCAAAGGGTTTGGGCCGGAGACAG ACCTGGGAGATCTTGGTGAGCAATGAGCACGACACCCAGGCTGTAGTACGACTGAGGAGCTTGCAAGGCCTCTACCTCCTGTGTGAGGCAGATGGCAGTCTGTGCTATGGCCGGCCAAGGACCAGTCACCATGGATGCTTCCTACTGCGTTTCCACCGCAATGGCAAGTGGACTCTCCAGTGCATAATTAGTGGTCGTTATCTGGAGTCTGATGGTGAGGATGTGTTCTGCAACTCCAGGGTGCTTTCAGCTTACCACATGTGGACCCCCCGGCCAGCCCTACATGTCCATGTGATCCTTTACAGCCCTGTCAACCACTGCTACGCCCGGGCTGACCCCACTGTGGGCCGCGTCTGGGTGGATGCACCTGTTCCCTGCCTAGAGGAATGTGGCTTCCTGTTGCATTTCCAAGATGGATGCTACCACCTGGAGACCTCAACACACTTCTTTTTGTCCCACTTAGACCGGCTGGTCCCCCAACCCTCAACACAGACAGCTTTTCACATGCAGGTACGGCCTGGAGGGCTTGTGGCACTAAGCGATGGAGAAGGAGGCATGTTGTACCCACAGGGTGCACgcctgctcctgggcctgggctccAATCCCCACAGGGGCGAGGAGTGGTTCATCCTACAGCGCTGTCCGACGTGGGTCAGCCTCAGGTCAAAGACTCGGAAGTTCCTCTCCATCATTTATG ATGTTGAGATATATGCTGCCTCTGAGCACGTAACCCCAATGTCCTTGTTCCAGTTTGAATGTGATGATGAGAGCTCCACCTTGCAGCTTCGTGCAGCCAATGGCTGCTACCTAGCCCAG AGGCGCCACAGGACAGTGGTGGCTAATGGACACCCAATGGAGTCTGACACATTCTTCCGCGTGCACTGGAATTGTGGCAAGATCATCCTGCAGTCTCCTAATGGACGCTTCTTAGGCATTGTGGACAATGGCCTGCTGATGGCCAATGCCACCATTCCAG GCCCAAATGAGGAATTTGGGATTCGATTAGCTAACCGTCGCTTCCTTGTATTGCGAGGTCGTTATGGGTATGTGGGCACCTCATCAGAACACGACCTAATGAAGTGCAATATGGATCAGCCCGACTGCATTCACCTGCTGCCTTGCCGCCAGGGCATCTACCACTTCCAGG cacAGGGTGGATCCTTCTGGTCAATAACATCCTTTGGTACCTTTCGCCCTTGGGGAAAGTTTGCTCTCAACTTCTGTATAGAGCTTCATGGGAGCAACTTGCTCACAGTGCTGGCACCCAATGGCTTCTACATGCGATCCGACCGAAGTGGCACCCTGTTGGCAGACAGCGAAGAGATTACCAAAGAGTGTATTTGGGAGTTTTAG
- the FSCN3 gene encoding fascin-3 isoform X5 has translation MDEVEWTRRPNPEELRVGLISWAGSYLTSEAYKNTVTATAKGLGRRQTWEILVSNEHDTQAVVRLRSLQGLYLLCEADGSLCYGRPRTSHHGCFLLRFHRNGKWTLQCIISGRYLESDGEDVFCNSRVLSAYHMWTPRPALHVHVILYSPVNHCYARADPTVGRVWVDAPVPCLEECGFLLHFQDGCYHLETSTHFFLSHLDRLVPQPSTQTAFHMQVRPGGLVALSDGEGGMLYPQGARLLLGLGSNPHRGEEWFILQRCPTWVSLRSKTRKFLSIIYDVEIYAASEHVTPMSLFQFECDDESSTLQLRAANGCYLAQRRHRTVVANGHPMESDTFFRVHWNCGKIILQSPNGRFLGIVDNGLLMANATIPGPNEEFGIRLANRRFLVLRGRYGYVGTSSEHDLMKCNMDQPDCIHLLPCRQGIYHFQVLAPNGFYMRSDRSGTLLADSEEITKECIWEF, from the exons ATGGATGAGGTGGAGTGGACACGAAGACCCAACCCTGAGGAGCTGAGGGTTGGGCTCATCAGCTGGGCAGGATCCTACCTCACTTCTGAGGCTTATAAGAATACGGTCACGGCTACTGCAAAGGGTTTGGGCCGGAGACAG ACCTGGGAGATCTTGGTGAGCAATGAGCACGACACCCAGGCTGTAGTACGACTGAGGAGCTTGCAAGGCCTCTACCTCCTGTGTGAGGCAGATGGCAGTCTGTGCTATGGCCGGCCAAGGACCAGTCACCATGGATGCTTCCTACTGCGTTTCCACCGCAATGGCAAGTGGACTCTCCAGTGCATAATTAGTGGTCGTTATCTGGAGTCTGATGGTGAGGATGTGTTCTGCAACTCCAGGGTGCTTTCAGCTTACCACATGTGGACCCCCCGGCCAGCCCTACATGTCCATGTGATCCTTTACAGCCCTGTCAACCACTGCTACGCCCGGGCTGACCCCACTGTGGGCCGCGTCTGGGTGGATGCACCTGTTCCCTGCCTAGAGGAATGTGGCTTCCTGTTGCATTTCCAAGATGGATGCTACCACCTGGAGACCTCAACACACTTCTTTTTGTCCCACTTAGACCGGCTGGTCCCCCAACCCTCAACACAGACAGCTTTTCACATGCAGGTACGGCCTGGAGGGCTTGTGGCACTAAGCGATGGAGAAGGAGGCATGTTGTACCCACAGGGTGCACgcctgctcctgggcctgggctccAATCCCCACAGGGGCGAGGAGTGGTTCATCCTACAGCGCTGTCCGACGTGGGTCAGCCTCAGGTCAAAGACTCGGAAGTTCCTCTCCATCATTTATG ATGTTGAGATATATGCTGCCTCTGAGCACGTAACCCCAATGTCCTTGTTCCAGTTTGAATGTGATGATGAGAGCTCCACCTTGCAGCTTCGTGCAGCCAATGGCTGCTACCTAGCCCAG AGGCGCCACAGGACAGTGGTGGCTAATGGACACCCAATGGAGTCTGACACATTCTTCCGCGTGCACTGGAATTGTGGCAAGATCATCCTGCAGTCTCCTAATGGACGCTTCTTAGGCATTGTGGACAATGGCCTGCTGATGGCCAATGCCACCATTCCAG GCCCAAATGAGGAATTTGGGATTCGATTAGCTAACCGTCGCTTCCTTGTATTGCGAGGTCGTTATGGGTATGTGGGCACCTCATCAGAACACGACCTAATGAAGTGCAATATGGATCAGCCCGACTGCATTCACCTGCTGCCTTGCCGCCAGGGCATCTACCACTTCCAGG TGCTGGCACCCAATGGCTTCTACATGCGATCCGACCGAAGTGGCACCCTGTTGGCAGACAGCGAAGAGATTACCAAAGAGTGTATTTGGGAGTTTTAG
- the ARF5 gene encoding ADP-ribosylation factor 5 yields the protein MGLTVSALFSRIFGKKQMRILMVGLDAAGKTTILYKLKLGEIVTTIPTIGFNVETVEYKNICFTVWDVGGQDKIRPLWRHYFQNTQGLIFVVDSNDRERVQESADELQKMLQEDELRDAVLLVFANKQDMPNAMPVSELTDKLGLQHLRSRTWYVQATCATQGTGLYDGLDWLSHELSKR from the exons ATGGGCCTCACCGTGTCCGCGCTCTTTTCGCGGATCTTCGGGAAGAAGCAGATGCGGATCCTCATGG TTGGCTTGGATGCAGCTGGCAAGACCACAATTCTGTACAAACTGAAGTTGGGGGAGATTGTCACCACCATCCCCACCATAG GCTTCAATGTGGAAACAGTAGAATACAAGAACATTTGTTTCACAGTCTGGGACGTGGGAGGCCAGGACAAGATTCGGCCTCTGTGGCGGCACTACTTCCAGAACACTCAG GGCCTCATCTTCGTAGTGGACAGTAATGACCGAGAGCGGGTCCAGGAATCTGCTGATGAACTCCAGAAGATG CTGCAGGAGGATGAGCTGCGGGATGCGGTGCTGCTGGTGTTTGCCAACAAGCAGGACATGCCCAACGCCATGCCTGTGAGCGAGCTGACCGACAAGCTGGGGCTGCAGCATTTGCGCAGCCGCACG TGGTATGTTCAGGCCACCTGTGCCACCCAAGGCACAGGCTTGTATGATGGGCTCGACTGGCTGTCCCATGAGCTGTCAAAGCGCTAA